Genomic DNA from Fundulus heteroclitus isolate FHET01 unplaced genomic scaffold, MU-UCD_Fhet_4.1 scaffold_49, whole genome shotgun sequence:
aATTTAAACCTTGTGCAAAACATGTTACCACCTTTAACAGAAAGGCATGTATAGTCTACAGTCTGTGTTTGCAGAGATGTAAGGTTAACTAGAGCTCAGTTTCTCAGTGTGTGCCAACATGGTCGTAAAGCAGGCTTAgaactttcaattcaattttattttatttatatagcaccaattaacacatcatcatcaaggctctttccaaagtcagactccatgagatcctccaggttggtgagaaagtttcctctctaaggaaacccagcaggttgcatcaagtctctccaagcagcattcactcctcctgaaagagcgtagagccacagtggacagtcgtctgcattgttgatggctttgcagcaatccctcatactgagcatgcatgaagcgacagtggagaggaaaactcccctttaactttAATATCTCCATGTGTGTCAAAGTGTGGGGGGGATGATGGTAATTTAGAGTGGGAGAGAAGAGCTGGGTCTTTTACGAGGGGTTAAAGGTCAATGGCCAGGATGGAGCTGTTAAACGTCACATGAGGCTCGTTGTTCATCAGAGGCTCCTCCTGACATCTATATATTATAtcctttacattattttaaacttaattctgaaggtgtggtggtttttattttgcagtggCGGTGTGACGATCAACAGCATGTagcttttttaatatttaaattaaagtcagTAGATTGCACAGACCAAACACATTTCCTCAGAAGCTTAAATAGTCTTTAGGGTCCAGAAGATCTGATGGTCTCTTTATGAACCAGGTGAATTAGTATTGTTGCATGAATGAATCCCTCAAAGATGCACTCATGCCTGCAGTAAATACCGCGCAGTAATCTTAAGgcttcatttataaagctgtGCAATCAGAGCCGAGAAATGAATGAGGCATCACCAGTAGAGCGGTCATAACCTGCAACAGGCCATAAACGTCTCAGCAAGAGGTTAACGCCCCTACAGCCTTTGGAAGGTAGCTGGTTTTGGCTCTATCAGTTTGTGATCAATGTTTCTTCAACGTTTACGAGATGGAACTGCAGAATCAAAGGAATCAGCTGGAGATAGGACCCTCACCCCGGCCGGACCCCTTTGATAATCGAGACTACCGTCTTCCAGACCCCAGGCTGTGTTAAGGTGAGTTCAACCATTTCTAGCTGGTACCTTCTAGGACCTAGAAGGTACCAGCTAGAATCTAGATGGTACCGTTCACCCTCACACAGCAGCCCAGGCTGCTTTACCATCAGTGAGCTGATGGTCTGCTCCCTAAAGGCAGTTTATGCGGCCACGGCCCGTACCCTTCCCTACCACCCAGTTTACAATGCACCCAGTCCCCTCCATGTTCCCCTCTGCAGGTGGGGGGGTCCACATAAACAGGGTGCCCAAGTCTCCACTAGAACCGCAAACAATAGAAAAATAGAATCTCTATTCCCAGAAAATGCAGAAGCAGAAAACATTCTAAAATCTAACGGGGAATTGAACCTATGACTGCCATGTGAAAGCGCTGTAACTAGATGGCAGACAACATCCTGTCATACCAATTACAACTGGTATTCTAACAGGACACGGATGAAGTGAATGACCCAGAAAGTTTATATAAGTTaggacaaactttttttttgtcctttttaacaCGTTTCTCTTTATCactgatttaaaatcaaaaaatgACACTTAAATGATGCCAAGACAACGAGATTTGATGGAAACTCTACATTGGCAACAGGTAGAAACCAGGACACCATTAATGGCATAATGTCTAAATTATTTATGCCTTACTCAGACATTCTGTAATAGTCtgactaaatgttttatttagttactGTTTAGTTACTATTCACTGACTGGATTTCCATAAAGATAATAGCAGCAATGCTGATTATGTCCAGGAAAATCTATtgttaaaaacaggaaactatTTTTACCATAAGACGagataatttattcatttacttattttttaagtcaGTTTGAAGTCACATGTGTAAAACCTGTTCTTATTTAATTGTATAAAATCACTAGCAGTAAATACTTTGTTATATTCTCCTTCTTTACTAcagcagggcggccatctttgTTTCACAAGCATGGATTTAGTTGAACTTTTTAGGTCGACTTCCAGACGAAATGATTGACATAACAGCAATAATaacttctttaatttctttttgtgaaatgaaaaggcgGGTGTGGGGATTTTATGTTTAAGCCATAATGCCCAGTCCTAGCTGGTCTGTCGTTAAACGTTTATTTCACATAAACATGAGGTTAAGGCGTGGCTTAGGGTTAGAGTTAGGCTTCTTCTAACCAGGCTGTTGCTCTGCCTGTCCAGCGTTCTTCACCAATATCACCAGAAATGTCAATTATAACATATGTGTGCCACTATTGTTGCTTTTCCTTCGTTTGTAACTGGGGTTCATTAACTAGAAGTGGAGAACTATAAACCCTCATTTTACCGTTTCTTTGTCTGATTATCTTCCAGACTTTCCctgtttcagtttattttcctgattattaaactaaatattctatttttatattcttctcaccatagcttgtttttatttttttgtattcagtaacattcagatttctttctgagctgtgaaaCCTTTAGCATTAGATAACCTGATGGCATGTTGTCCACCATCTTGTTTTTTAATGCTGAGCAGCTTCTATAGCAGAACCTCAGATCTGATGGATCAGCGTCCGCCGTAGTGTCCATCGTCTTAACTTCTCCTCAGCTCTGCTGCTGGACCACAGTCCTCCAGAATCGTCCTGGTTATTCAGGACAGCTGGAGTCATTAACCGTCCCTTCTGGTAGTTCAGCCGTTAACGACCTTCCAGGACCGTCTACCGTCTACCGTCAGGTCCACAGCCGTCTGTGCCGGTTCTGATGTTTCCTCTCGTCTCTGGTTGGATTAACTCGCTGATGACCAACCCACTGACTGCTCAGTGACGTTTAACTGTGGGAATAAAACTCTTTAATGTAACCTTAGCGCCTCCCATCAGTCAGGAGATCATCTCTAGCCAGGATGATAGAAATTAATCAGCTTTAATCTCTCGTCTTATGTCCATATTTCTAAAACACGTTCCTGTCTTCTAAAAGTATTTTTCAGTCCTTGTGGCCATTATTAAAGTCTAAAGCCAGATTTGATCATGTTTTTCTGGATTAAGGCTGGACGACATAGAAAAacaagcatattgataaaatataaattatattgatcgatatcgataattatttacaaattcagaacaataaagtaaaaataaaagacaaaagtggtaatattatacgaaaaacgtcatattatgagaattaagggggaacatttccagaatagtcacagtttgcagaattatttcactcctggagtaatagggccaggttagatatttataattattctttttattttcctgacttgattctttacgagaataaattcaggagaataaagctaaagggatacgaaaataaactcgtagtattacaaaaataaaaatactacgaatttaaagtatattcagagattatactgtttaagtgactgagtaattGCAGATTTGCCCCatccaacatggcggacgctctgacgcatcgcagcagaggcagaacccgcccatcCAGGCGTCTACGTTCATAATGTCTATGTATTTAACTACattataggctagaatgcataaggaaggaaaattgttattctatttaacttttattataacattgttactgaattatcgtcccAGCAGCATCTTTAGTCACCTGGGACTGAAATCTGCCTccagctttattttattaagaaaaGTTCCTCATCCAGACATTCTCAGCTCCTTCTACAACAACCTGAACCTGTTCAGCAGTTCGACCTgctgaccagaaccagaaccagaaccagaaccagaaccagaaccagaaccggctcTGCTGGTTCCTGTTTGTCTGACTTCTGGGCCATAGACAGgtggcgccccctgctggccaaTCAGAGGAGCCCCCCTGAACACCTTCACCTGTCCTCTGCTCCACACCTGCGGAACCGAAGCAGAGGAGCAACAGGAGGCCCGACAGGAAGGCTACCAGAACCCGGACAGCAGCAGAACCGAACGTGTCCAGAGCGGGTCCCGCTGAGCGAAGCTGCTGAGGTCCAGCTGGGCTCTCAGACCTCCAGCCTGTCGGAACCGAGCCTTAAAGACTCCTTTGGACTCACCCGGTGCAGCTTCCAGCTCCGAGCCGTGGGGGAGTCCCGCTTCTCCTCCGGGTTCTGGAGCGGATCCAGCGGTCAGTCGGAACCGGGACGCCTGCTGGACTGGATCCTGGTTGGGTGTGGTTGGTTGTGGACCGAGCGGTTCGGATGGTGGGAAGCTGTGAAAGCGTCCAGCAGCAAACAATGGAAACAGCAGCTAGCTGCTGGTAGCGGAAATCAGACTTCTTGGTGTTTATTGGCGGTCAGCAAACAGCGGATTGCTGCTCTAGCGCCACCATGTGGTGAGGAGGAGTGGATCTGAACGCTACTGCAGCCTGGATCCTTTACCTGGAGGAGACCATTAAAAGCTTCCTCACACCTCTCACTTCTGCACTTACTTTAAGCAAATCACACAAATATACTTTCACTTTCATTctcttcacatttttatttcttcctcGTACTTCAAACTGAATAATAAAGCAGATCTGTAGTTTGTCATTTATTACACTGTTTTCTCCACGGTTCCTTCCCCAACATGTTACTTTTGGAACAAATGACATATtcttcataataataataaatacttttATAAAAGAAATGGTTGGAAAATGACATTGTGCATGTCCAACTCCTCTTAAATGATAACTGACTCCTTGTGTAATATACCGAATTACTGTCTACATTTAAAATCCTTGTAACACCTACAGAGTATGCAGTTGTCGGCTGTAACAGCGCTTTACCAAACACTGTCTTCAAAGGAATAAAACCTGATATAATACCAGCTAAGAAGTGCCAAAAATTACGGACAAAGTATAAATGATGGACAAAGTAAGCAAAGACAGGCCTTTGGATCGTCTCCTCCTTCAGGCCGAAGGGAAGGAATGTGAGGAAGCAGCGAGGAAACAAGGAGGTAGGGGCTTCTCCTCCTTCAGACGTTTCACTGTAACAACAGTTTAGTTTCATCCTCCTCACAGAGCTCATATTTCCCTGTATGATGCTTTATATTTTAAAACGCTTCCACTGATCCCTGTGTCCAAACCttgttcctttttcttccaGCTCTTATTTCTCCTCCTGcaattttgatttaattaaaatatcttctttcttttctccatCTCTCCTTTTCTGACATTCTTTCTCCAGTTTTTGTTTAGTGACACTTTTTGCCTCTGATTCACTAATTTTAACTGCAGAGCTGACATGATTTTAAGTCGCCTTCTTTGCCGTCTCCACCTCTAGCAGGTGCAGGGGGCCCTCTAGTGGTGAACACCAGGAAGTGCGCTCTTTAGTTCCGCTCTGTGCTACACCGTAATCAGTCCGCCGGGAAGCCGGAGCaaggagagcagcagcagcagctccagttGTCCCCGCAGCTGAAGAAAGGTGAGCTGAACCTCAGCAGAGCTGCTGGACAATGTTCAGGAGTTTTACCGCTGGAGAAAAGCAGCGCTGAGCTCCTGGTTGCTGCTGCTCAGCGGGACCAGCtacatgctaatgctaacttcCGGTGTAGcgctgctttattttattttttactttacatcTTCCTTCAAGAAATACGGCTACGGGATGTAAATCATTTATGGTTTAGAAATGGGTTTCCTTCACTTTAGGAGATATTGACCATTTAGCTAATTTACAAATTAGCAATAGTCgtggttttattatttgtttttggatATTTCCTGAAATCTATCAGTGGACGTGTTTTTCTCACAGTCACCCCACAAATTTCTGCATATAAAGAAATTTCTGATTTCATTTTAGTCAATgtaaaaaatcttgttttttcattttacatcaaCTACGTTACaatttttcatctttaaagtGGCAATTAAGAAAATCCCCTTTTgaatttttaaagatattttcaaTTAATTGGATCAACACCTAATGGGTTGTTTTGCAAACATTCCTAAACTTTTAAACAACGCATTAGATTCAATCTTTTAACAAAAGATTAGGAATTCACAGGGTCTCCATAACTGAAATATCCTTTCTAATAATATCACAAGTAAGACAGGGATGCCCCTCTTCCTCTTTACTGTTTAGAATAGTAAGTGACATGTTAACTAATTAATTAAGGCCAGTGACACTGAAGGCATTAACAGATTTAGAAAACATATAACATGCACTGCCTTACCAAAATAAAGCTGCCACCTGAATTTAACTGATGATAATTACTACTGACCATCTTCCAGGTGGCAACAAGTTATTAATCCCAGCTGATGCACAGAGTAGCTGAGTAGCTAAAAAACATCTTGTGATTGTGGAAAAGATATTAGTCTGCTTATGGGTCAAATCAGCAGAGAAGACATCTAAGGAGGTTGCAGAAACTATTAAACTGGGGTGAGAACTGTCCAACGTATTATCAAAACTGGAAGGATGGAGGGGAACCATCGTCTTGAAGGAGGAAAtgtggtcagaaaaaaaatccagaatgaTGGTGATCGGTGATctcttaaagccccagtgtgtaagatttacatCCATCTAGTGGTGCACCAGATGAATTATCGACTCAGTTGAATTATTACCGCCTGAGAATTGAGTAATACCTACTACGGACGCCGCAGAGTGTaacaaatgtgacaatgtcaacatccTTGGAAAAttgctcatctgcctcgacccactggaggctagagaagacagagcaggaattagaacaaactggaatctgtctgacagataagatttaaaccagcctaatgctttccccttaatccctacagtatgctcaagtctttgtaggagaatattgtgatcaactgtatcaaatgcagcacagagatctaacaggacaagtatagacacaagtccattatctgaggccatgagaatatcattagtgaccttcaccagagctgtttcagtgctatgatgagctctgactgaaactcctcaagtaggtcattactttgtaaatgttcacatagttgattagcaactactttctcaagaattttagataagaaaagaagattagatataggtctgtaatttactaactcatcttgatcaagtgaaggtttcttaagtaaaggtttaataacagctactttaaaagcctgtggtacatatccatttaccaaggatagattaatcatgtctaaaatagtgccactgatcaaagggaatacctccttaaacaacttggttgggattgggtctaacatacaggtagactTCTCACCGACTTCTCTGACGGTGTTAACTAGAACGCTTTTTACTTGAGTTTACTTCATTGCCcgctcctgtttttgttttccaaggGAAATGGAATGTAAGATATACCAATAATAGCTATCTTTGCTTTGTACCTTTTGAAAGATGCATCATCTGATGTGTCTCTGTAACGCAGTCAAGTACTTGACAAAGCCATTGCTCACAGAAGTAATGCTCAGTAATGCTGGTCCTTTGTACCGCTGTTTACTGGTGTACTATCAACATGACCGAGTTTCCGGTCCAGTCGTGTTGGATCTGTTGAAGTGTGAGGGTTGATGGCTATTGGTTGTTCATTGATCTATTGAGGGTTGTTAAAAATCTGTTTGGTAGAAGTTTCATTTCTGGGCAAAGTGAGACTTCAGAGACAGGAAGTTAATTGATATTCAGCTGGACCAATCAGACGCCTTAATGAAACTAGACAGGAAGGAAGTGGAAGTAAGGttggatttgaagaattttaaaaatgtctaaaaaaccTTACACCTGATTGTGTCTAACAGGTTCCATCTCACAACATCTCTACCAAGAGCTTCAGCTGAACAATCAGAAGACCTGAAGACCAGAGAGGTTCTGCAGTTTATCAGGCAGTAGCAGAATGATGGAGAACCACGAGATGAAGATTGAGGTGAAGGAGGAGAACCACGAGATGACAATTGTAGTGAAGGAGGAGCAGAATGACGAAGTCAAAGTTGAGGAACACCAGGACCAACAACCTGACCAGCTCACTCTGAACACCACAAACCAGACCAACTCAGCCGCCTCGTCTGGTCCCAGTGGCCTACAGGTCAGTGTTCAGGTCTTATTCATCTCTACAGGGATCAAaattgaaggaaaataaaaaagaataaagcaactgaaaaaaattatcaaatattttcagtgattttgtgcagaaaaaagaaaattctttGATCGACACAAACAGGTGAAGGAAATGCCTCATCTTCTGCTGTTAGGTTTTAATCCAGCCCTGAATGTCAGACTTTCTTTCCAAGTCCTCCTAAACATCAGGGCTCCTGTGTTTTCCTTCTAAATTTCTCcttggactgtttttattttacacccAACTAAGTACATCCCACCTTAATTCCAAAATGAAGCAGAAACgtacaaaaaaagtaaagaaggTGCTGTCATCCAGACTCAGccacaaattaatatttgtcAAGTTATATTTATGACAGGTTATTgtaagtatttttacttttctcaatAAAGATATGAAGGCTTTTataagaggaaactttttttacccTAACACAATTTTAGTtactaatttacttatttttttaagttagtttgaagttacacaagtgaagtaaAGCAGACAATTTGTAATACTGTAAtattgtttacaatggcagggcggccatcttgttttacaagcatatttcacagcttgtatttagttgcactttgaattcaggtcaactcccagacgaGACGCTTgacataaaaacaattttttaaaatcatttctgtaatttctttttgtgaaacaaaaaggtgggggaaaaacattgtttatcaAATTTGGTGTaataaaaacagagattttattttcaagccatatcatccagccctacttttAGGTGTGACTCAGTTGGCCAAGTTTAGGGTACAAACAGGGATTTTGATCTCGGTCTCCATCACTGCCTGAGTAAATCAAGTCTAAAGCAACAGCTCACAGTATTTGCTGAAACAAGACTCATCTTTGTTAGGGTTTAAATTTCTTCTCAAAAACCCACCTATCATCTTTGGCTTGTAACACTGGTGTTACCTTTATGGAAtcttagtttcaaaatgagcagGTTTTCTTGCTTTAGCATTTCAAGAGAGTTTTGTAAATGTTGCATATGTTACAAATGTTATGAACGTAAACGAGTGGTAATGGTTTCACACTTTGAGTTTAAAGACAGCCTTTATCTCTCCTTATCTCTAAACACAGGAACATGAAGATTATCACACTGGTGGAGCCCTCACCGCACAGTTTAAAGGAACGACGCATGGTCAGTCTTTGGAAAAGAAATACAGCTGTGTCCAGTGTGGAGCCTCTTTTAACACTAAAGGAAATTTCATGGCGCATCAACGACTCCACATTGGAGAGAGACCATACATCTGTGACCAGTGCAGAACAGCTTTTAAAACTAAGAATAATTTAATGGTGCATCAACAGATCCACAATGAAGAGAGACCCTACACCTGTGACCAATGTGTACTAGCATTTAAAACTAAATCCACTTTGCTGAAACATAAACGGATCCACACTCAGGAGAGACCATACTGCTGTGACCAGTGTGGTGCAAGTTTCAAGACTAAATATGATTTAACGGTACATCAACGGAATCATAGTGAAGACAGACCATACAGCTGTGACAAATGTGAAGCAGCTTTTAAAACTAAACCTGGTTTATTTAAACAT
This window encodes:
- the LOC105922739 gene encoding zinc finger protein 501; the encoded protein is MMENHEMKIEVKEENHEMTIVVKEEQNDEVKVEEHQDQQPDQLTLNTTNQTNSAASSGPSGLQEHEDYHTGGALTAQFKGTTHGQSLEKKYSCVQCGASFNTKGNFMAHQRLHIGERPYICDQCRTAFKTKNNLMVHQQIHNEERPYTCDQCVLAFKTKSTLLKHKRIHTQERPYCCDQCGASFKTKYDLTVHQRNHSEDRPYSCDKCEAAFKTKPGLFKHRRIHTQERPYCCDQCSATFKTNYDLRVHQRNHTDERPYSCDQCGAAFKTKSSLPKHQRIHTGERPYSCDQCDATFRTRTDCKMHQRIHTGERPYSCDQCSATFQRKYTLKLHRRIHTGERPYTCDQCEATFKIQADLKKHHRIHTGERPYSCGKCAATFKTISGAREHRQIHVGGRP